From Hippoglossus stenolepis isolate QCI-W04-F060 chromosome 19, HSTE1.2, whole genome shotgun sequence, the proteins below share one genomic window:
- the slc12a7b gene encoding solute carrier family 12 member 7 isoform X5: protein MGERFVVVPVDGGGGVAGDREPSDAVVSDPAPDTGGSAGVGATAEEIEEGEDSVFEPQDPSTVVPILEYNREPNKYGDGVPKENSPFINNTDNDKGNSYDGTNMALFEEEMDSNPMVSSLLNKLANYTNLTQGAQEHEEADEDEGSKKKAVKSPQMGTFMGVYLPCLQNILGVILFLRLTWIVGTAGILESLAIVCLCCSCTMLTAISMSAIATNGVVPAGGSYYMISRSLGPEFGGAVGLCFYLGTTFAGSMYILGTIEILLTYIVPKAAIFVADRKEDELNALLNNMRVYGTCCLALMSVVVFVGVKYVNKLALVFLACVILSILAIYAGVIKTIFEPPDFPVCMLGNRTLQNLNFDKCLKTDFIDNMTVTTKLWMLFCDGPELNATCNEYFDNNNVTMIQGIPGLTSGVISENMWSVYGPLGMMVENKELSSLGGSDSAQDIYMPYVINDITTFFTLLVGIYFPSVTGIMAGSNRSGDLRDAQKSIPIGTILAIATTSFIYVTCVVLFGASIEGVLLRDKFGDSVKGNLVIGTLSWPSPWVIVIGSFFSCCGAGLQSLTGAPRLLQAIARDGIVPFLQVFGHGKANGEPTWALLLTGGICEIGILIASLDAVAPILSMFFLMCYLFVNLACAVQTLLRTPNWRPRFKYYHWALSFLGMSLCLALMFICSWYYAIFAMAIAGCIYKYIEYRGAEKEWGDGIRGLSLNAARYALIRLEEAPPHTKNWRPQVLVLLNVDSDQGVKHPRLLSLTTQLKAGKGLTIVGNVLEGTYLTKDAEAKRADQNIKSSMSAEKTKGFCHVVVSSNLRDGMSHLIQSAGLGGMKHNTVLMAWPGTWRQSNDPQSWKNFIETVRESTAAHHALLVAKNVDSFPTNQDRLGEGTIDVWWVVHDGGMLMLLPFLLRQHKVWRKCKMRIFTVAQMDDNSIQMKKDLQMFLYHLRLDAEVEVVEMHDNDISAFTYEKTLMMEQRTQMLKQMQLSRTEREREAQLIHDRNTASHATINDKAETGPDRVHMTWTKDKMFAERNRNRECNANVAVRDLFNMKPNQSNVRRMHTAVKLNGVVVNKSQGAHLVLLNMPGPPRNRGGDENYMEFLEVLLEGLNRVLLVRGGGREVITIYS from the exons GTGATGGCGTTCCAAAGGAAAACAGCCCCTTTATTAACAACACAGACAACGACAAAGGCAACAGCTACGATGGCACCAACATGGCTCTCTTTGAG GAGGAAATGGACAGCAACCCCATGGTGTCATCTCTCCTCAACAAACTGGCAAACTACACCAATCTCACCCAGGGGGCCCAGGAGCACGAGGaagctgatgaagatgaggggTCCAAGAAGAAAGCTGTTAAG AGCCCACAGATGGGGACATTCATGGGTGTCTACCTCCCCTGCCTCCAGAACATTCTGGGGGTCATCCTGTTTCTTCGCCTTACCTGGATTGTCGGCACCGCCGGCATCTTGGAGTCCCTGGCTATCGTCTGCTTGTGCTGCTCTTGC ACCATGCTGACGGCCATATCCATGAGTGCAATCGCTACTAATGGCGTTGTGCCAG cGGGAGGTTCCTATTATATGATCTCCAGATCTCTTGGTCCAGAGTTTGGAGGAGCTGTAGGTCTCTGTTTCTACCTGGGGACAACGTTTGCTGGCTCCATGTACATTCTGGGTACTATAGAGATTCTTCTG ACCTACATCGTGCCTAAAGCAGCCATCTTTGTGGCAGACAGAAAGGAGGACGAGCTGAATGCCCTGCTGAATAACATGCGGGTGTATGGCACGTGCTGCCTGGCACTGATGTCTGTGGTCGTCTTTGTTGGAGTGAAATATGTGAACAAACTAGCCTTAGTCTTCCTGGCCTGTGTCATTCTTTCTATCCTTGCTATCTACGCCGGAGTCATCAAGACCATCTTTGAGCCGCCTGACTTTCC TGTTTGCATGTTGGGAAATCGCACTCTGCAGAACCTCAACTTTGACAAGTGTCTTAAGACAGATTTTATCGACAACATGACGGTCACCACCAAACTGTGGAtgctgttctgtgacggacCTGAGCTCAACGCCACCTGCAATGAATACTTCGACAACAATAATGTGACCATGATTCAGGGCATCCctgggctgaccagcggagtCATTTCAG AAAACATGTGGTCAGTGTACGGTCCCCTGGGCATGATGGTAGAAAACAAAGAGTTGTCGTCTCTTGGGGGAAGTGACTCTGCCCAAGACATCTACATGCCATATGTAATCAATGATATTACAACCTTCTTCACACTGCTGGTCGGCATCTACTTCCCCTCTGTCACTG GTATCATGGCCGGTTCAAACCGCTCAGGGGACTTGAGGGATGCCCAGAAGTCCATACCCATCGGCACCATCCTGGCTATTGCTACCACCTCCTTCATCT ACGTCACCTGTGTGGTTCTATTTGGGGCCAGTATTGAAGGCGTTCTGCTTCGAGACAA ATTTGGTGACTCTGTGAAAGGAAACCTTGTGATAGGCACGTTATCATGGCCCTCACCCTGGGTTATTGTGATTGGCTCGTTCTTCTCCTGCTGTGGAGCAGGTTTACAGAGTTTGACTGGTGCCCCACGACTGCTGCAGGCCATCGCACGGGATGGCATCGTACCTTTCTTACAG gTGTTTGGTCATGGTAAAGCCAATGGAGAACCTACCTGGGCTCTGCTCCTGACTGGTGGGATCTGTGAGATTGGCATCCTCATCGCCTCACTGGACGCTGTGGCTCCAATCCTCTCCAT GTTTTTCCTCATGTGCTACCTGTTTGTCAACCTGGCCTGCGCCGTTCAGACGCTACTGCGAACGCCCAACTGGAGACCACGCTTCAAATACTACCACTG GGCTCTGTCTTTCCTGGGAATGAGCTTGTGCCTTGCTCTCATGTTCATCTGCTCCTGGTATTATGCCATCTTTGCCATGGCCATCGCTGGGTGCATCTACAAATACATCGAATACAGAGG ggCAGAGAAAGAATGGGGTGATGGCATCCGTGGTCTGTCTCTCAACGCAGCGCGCTACGCCCTCATCCGACTTGAGGAGGCTCCACCACACACAAAGAACTGgag GCCTcaggtgctggtgctgctgaaCGTGGACTCCGATCAAGGAGTCAAACACCCTCGCCTGCTCTCCCTCACCACTCAGCTGAAGGCAGGAAAAGGCCTGACGATTGTGGGAAATGTTTTAGAGGGAACGTATCTCACTAAAGACGCAGAGGCCAAGAGGGCTGATCAG AACATCAAGTCCTCTATGTCAGCAGAGAAGACCAAGGGTTTCTGTCATGTCGTGGTGTCTTCAAACCTCAGAGATGGCATGTCCCACCTCATCCAGTCTGCGGGGCTGGGAGGCATGAAGCACAACACAGTCCTGATGGCCTGGCCCGGGACCTGGAGGCAGTCTAATGACCCACAGTCATGGAAGAACTTCATag AAACAGTGCGGGAGTCCACAGCCGCCCATCATGCCTTACTTGTGGCTAAGAATGTGGACAGTTTCCCTACCAACCAGGACCGCCTGGGGGAGGGCACCATTGATGTGTGGTGGGTGGTCCATGACGGAGGcatgctgatgctgctgcccTTCCTGCTGCGACAGCACAAG GTGTGGCGGAAATGTAAGATGCGCATCTTCACTGTGGCCCAGATGGATGACAACAGCATCCAGATGAAGAAAGATCTCCAGATGTTCCTCTACCACCTGCGATTGGATGCAGAGGTGGAAGTGGTGGAGATG CATGATAATGACATCTCAGCTTTTACGTATGAGAAGACGCtgatgatggagcagaggacTCAGATGCTGAAACAGATGCAGCTGTCCAGGActgaaagggagagagag GCCCAGCTCATCCATGACAGAAACACGGCATCTCACGCCACGATAAACGACAAGGCCGAAACGGGGCCCGATCGGGTTCACATGACCTGGACCAAGGACAAGATGTTCGCAGAGCGTAATCGCAATCGCGAGTGCAACGCCAATGTGGCCGTGCGTGACCTGTTCAACATGAAACC GAACCAGTCTAATGTCCGTCGGATGCACACGGCGGTCAAGCTGAACGGGGTGGTGGTCAACAAGTCGCAGGGAGCTCACCTGGTTCTGCTCAACATGCCTGGACCACccaggaacagaggaggagacgaaaACT ACATGGAGTTCTTGGAAGTTCTCCTCGAGGGTCTGAACCGGGTCCTCCTGGTGCGAGGCGGTGGCCGTGAAGTCATCACCATCTACTCctag
- the slc12a7b gene encoding solute carrier family 12 member 7 isoform X2: MGERFVVVPVDGGGGVAGDREPSDAVVSDPAPDTGGSAGVGATAEEIEEGEDSVFEPQDPSTVVPILEYNREPNKYGDGVPKENSPFINNTDNDKGNSYDGTNMALFEEEMDSNPMVSSLLNKLANYTNLTQGAQEHEEADEDEGSKKKAVKSPQMGTFMGVYLPCLQNILGVILFLRLTWIVGTAGILESLAIVCLCCSCTMLTAISMSAIATNGVVPAGGSYYMISRSLGPEFGGAVGLCFYLGTTFAGSMYILGTIEILLTYIVPKAAIFVADRKEDELNALLNNMRVYGTCCLALMSVVVFVGVKYVNKLALVFLACVILSILAIYAGVIKTIFEPPDFPVCMLGNRTLQNLNFDKCLKTDFIDNMTVTTKLWMLFCDGPELNATCNEYFDNNNVTMIQGIPGLTSGVISENMWSVYGPLGMMVENKELSSLGGSDSAQDIYMPYVINDITTFFTLLVGIYFPSVTGIMAGSNRSGDLRDAQKSIPIGTILAIATTSFIYVTCVVLFGASIEGVLLRDKFGDSVKGNLVIGTLSWPSPWVIVIGSFFSCCGAGLQSLTGAPRLLQAIARDGIVPFLQVFGHGKANGEPTWALLLTGGICEIGILIASLDAVAPILSMFFLMCYLFVNLACAVQTLLRTPNWRPRFKYYHWALSFLGMSLCLALMFICSWYYAIFAMAIAGCIYKYIEYRGAEKEWGDGIRGLSLNAARYALIRLEEAPPHTKNWRPQVLVLLNVDSDQGVKHPRLLSLTTQLKAGKGLTIVGNVLEGTYLTKDAEAKRADQNIKSSMSAEKTKGFCHVVVSSNLRDGMSHLIQSAGLGGMKHNTVLMAWPGTWRQSNDPQSWKNFIETVRESTAAHHALLVAKNVDSFPTNQDRLGEGTIDVWWVVHDGGMLMLLPFLLRQHKVWRKCKMRIFTVAQMDDNSIQMKKDLQMFLYHLRLDAEVEVVEMHDNDISAFTYEKTLMMEQRTQMLKQMQLSRTEREREIQSITDESRNSIRRKNPGAAESDSLSRQSSTVEDNQEDEAQLIHDRNTASHATINDKAETGPDRVHMTWTKDKMFAERNRNRECNANVAVRDLFNMKPNQSNVRRMHTAVKLNGVVVNKSQGAHLVLLNMPGPPRNRGGDENYMEFLEVLLEGLNRVLLVRGGGREVITIYS; encoded by the exons GTGATGGCGTTCCAAAGGAAAACAGCCCCTTTATTAACAACACAGACAACGACAAAGGCAACAGCTACGATGGCACCAACATGGCTCTCTTTGAG GAGGAAATGGACAGCAACCCCATGGTGTCATCTCTCCTCAACAAACTGGCAAACTACACCAATCTCACCCAGGGGGCCCAGGAGCACGAGGaagctgatgaagatgaggggTCCAAGAAGAAAGCTGTTAAG AGCCCACAGATGGGGACATTCATGGGTGTCTACCTCCCCTGCCTCCAGAACATTCTGGGGGTCATCCTGTTTCTTCGCCTTACCTGGATTGTCGGCACCGCCGGCATCTTGGAGTCCCTGGCTATCGTCTGCTTGTGCTGCTCTTGC ACCATGCTGACGGCCATATCCATGAGTGCAATCGCTACTAATGGCGTTGTGCCAG cGGGAGGTTCCTATTATATGATCTCCAGATCTCTTGGTCCAGAGTTTGGAGGAGCTGTAGGTCTCTGTTTCTACCTGGGGACAACGTTTGCTGGCTCCATGTACATTCTGGGTACTATAGAGATTCTTCTG ACCTACATCGTGCCTAAAGCAGCCATCTTTGTGGCAGACAGAAAGGAGGACGAGCTGAATGCCCTGCTGAATAACATGCGGGTGTATGGCACGTGCTGCCTGGCACTGATGTCTGTGGTCGTCTTTGTTGGAGTGAAATATGTGAACAAACTAGCCTTAGTCTTCCTGGCCTGTGTCATTCTTTCTATCCTTGCTATCTACGCCGGAGTCATCAAGACCATCTTTGAGCCGCCTGACTTTCC TGTTTGCATGTTGGGAAATCGCACTCTGCAGAACCTCAACTTTGACAAGTGTCTTAAGACAGATTTTATCGACAACATGACGGTCACCACCAAACTGTGGAtgctgttctgtgacggacCTGAGCTCAACGCCACCTGCAATGAATACTTCGACAACAATAATGTGACCATGATTCAGGGCATCCctgggctgaccagcggagtCATTTCAG AAAACATGTGGTCAGTGTACGGTCCCCTGGGCATGATGGTAGAAAACAAAGAGTTGTCGTCTCTTGGGGGAAGTGACTCTGCCCAAGACATCTACATGCCATATGTAATCAATGATATTACAACCTTCTTCACACTGCTGGTCGGCATCTACTTCCCCTCTGTCACTG GTATCATGGCCGGTTCAAACCGCTCAGGGGACTTGAGGGATGCCCAGAAGTCCATACCCATCGGCACCATCCTGGCTATTGCTACCACCTCCTTCATCT ACGTCACCTGTGTGGTTCTATTTGGGGCCAGTATTGAAGGCGTTCTGCTTCGAGACAA ATTTGGTGACTCTGTGAAAGGAAACCTTGTGATAGGCACGTTATCATGGCCCTCACCCTGGGTTATTGTGATTGGCTCGTTCTTCTCCTGCTGTGGAGCAGGTTTACAGAGTTTGACTGGTGCCCCACGACTGCTGCAGGCCATCGCACGGGATGGCATCGTACCTTTCTTACAG gTGTTTGGTCATGGTAAAGCCAATGGAGAACCTACCTGGGCTCTGCTCCTGACTGGTGGGATCTGTGAGATTGGCATCCTCATCGCCTCACTGGACGCTGTGGCTCCAATCCTCTCCAT GTTTTTCCTCATGTGCTACCTGTTTGTCAACCTGGCCTGCGCCGTTCAGACGCTACTGCGAACGCCCAACTGGAGACCACGCTTCAAATACTACCACTG GGCTCTGTCTTTCCTGGGAATGAGCTTGTGCCTTGCTCTCATGTTCATCTGCTCCTGGTATTATGCCATCTTTGCCATGGCCATCGCTGGGTGCATCTACAAATACATCGAATACAGAGG ggCAGAGAAAGAATGGGGTGATGGCATCCGTGGTCTGTCTCTCAACGCAGCGCGCTACGCCCTCATCCGACTTGAGGAGGCTCCACCACACACAAAGAACTGgag GCCTcaggtgctggtgctgctgaaCGTGGACTCCGATCAAGGAGTCAAACACCCTCGCCTGCTCTCCCTCACCACTCAGCTGAAGGCAGGAAAAGGCCTGACGATTGTGGGAAATGTTTTAGAGGGAACGTATCTCACTAAAGACGCAGAGGCCAAGAGGGCTGATCAG AACATCAAGTCCTCTATGTCAGCAGAGAAGACCAAGGGTTTCTGTCATGTCGTGGTGTCTTCAAACCTCAGAGATGGCATGTCCCACCTCATCCAGTCTGCGGGGCTGGGAGGCATGAAGCACAACACAGTCCTGATGGCCTGGCCCGGGACCTGGAGGCAGTCTAATGACCCACAGTCATGGAAGAACTTCATag AAACAGTGCGGGAGTCCACAGCCGCCCATCATGCCTTACTTGTGGCTAAGAATGTGGACAGTTTCCCTACCAACCAGGACCGCCTGGGGGAGGGCACCATTGATGTGTGGTGGGTGGTCCATGACGGAGGcatgctgatgctgctgcccTTCCTGCTGCGACAGCACAAG GTGTGGCGGAAATGTAAGATGCGCATCTTCACTGTGGCCCAGATGGATGACAACAGCATCCAGATGAAGAAAGATCTCCAGATGTTCCTCTACCACCTGCGATTGGATGCAGAGGTGGAAGTGGTGGAGATG CATGATAATGACATCTCAGCTTTTACGTATGAGAAGACGCtgatgatggagcagaggacTCAGATGCTGAAACAGATGCAGCTGTCCAGGActgaaagggagagagag ATACAGAGTATCACTGATGAATCGCGTAATTCAATCCGGAGGAAGAACCCGGGCGCTGCCGAGAGCGACAGCCTCAGCCGGCAGTCCTCAACGGTGGAGGACAATCAGGAGGACGAG GCCCAGCTCATCCATGACAGAAACACGGCATCTCACGCCACGATAAACGACAAGGCCGAAACGGGGCCCGATCGGGTTCACATGACCTGGACCAAGGACAAGATGTTCGCAGAGCGTAATCGCAATCGCGAGTGCAACGCCAATGTGGCCGTGCGTGACCTGTTCAACATGAAACC GAACCAGTCTAATGTCCGTCGGATGCACACGGCGGTCAAGCTGAACGGGGTGGTGGTCAACAAGTCGCAGGGAGCTCACCTGGTTCTGCTCAACATGCCTGGACCACccaggaacagaggaggagacgaaaACT ACATGGAGTTCTTGGAAGTTCTCCTCGAGGGTCTGAACCGGGTCCTCCTGGTGCGAGGCGGTGGCCGTGAAGTCATCACCATCTACTCctag
- the slc12a7b gene encoding solute carrier family 12 member 7 isoform X1 translates to MGERFVVVPVDGGGGVAGDREPSDAVVSDPAPDTGGSAGVGATAEEIEEGEDSVFEPQDPSTVVPILEYNREPNKYGDGVPKENSPFINNTDNDKGNSYDGTNMALFEEEMDSNPMVSSLLNKLANYTNLTQGAQEHEEADEDEGSKKKAVKSPQMGTFMGVYLPCLQNILGVILFLRLTWIVGTAGILESLAIVCLCCSCTMLTAISMSAIATNGVVPAGGSYYMISRSLGPEFGGAVGLCFYLGTTFAGSMYILGTIEILLTYIVPKAAIFVADRKEDELNALLNNMRVYGTCCLALMSVVVFVGVKYVNKLALVFLACVILSILAIYAGVIKTIFEPPDFPVCMLGNRTLQNLNFDKCLKTDFIDNMTVTTKLWMLFCDGPELNATCNEYFDNNNVTMIQGIPGLTSGVISENMWSVYGPLGMMVENKELSSLGGSDSAQDIYMPYVINDITTFFTLLVGIYFPSVTGIMAGSNRSGDLRDAQKSIPIGTILAIATTSFIYVTCVVLFGASIEGVLLRDKFGDSVKGNLVIGTLSWPSPWVIVIGSFFSCCGAGLQSLTGAPRLLQAIARDGIVPFLQVFGHGKANGEPTWALLLTGGICEIGILIASLDAVAPILSMFFLMCYLFVNLACAVQTLLRTPNWRPRFKYYHWALSFLGMSLCLALMFICSWYYAIFAMAIAGCIYKYIEYRGAEKEWGDGIRGLSLNAARYALIRLEEAPPHTKNWRPQVLVLLNVDSDQGVKHPRLLSLTTQLKAGKGLTIVGNVLEGTYLTKDAEAKRADQNIKSSMSAEKTKGFCHVVVSSNLRDGMSHLIQSAGLGGMKHNTVLMAWPGTWRQSNDPQSWKNFIETVRESTAAHHALLVAKNVDSFPTNQDRLGEGTIDVWWVVHDGGMLMLLPFLLRQHKVWRKCKMRIFTVAQMDDNSIQMKKDLQMFLYHLRLDAEVEVVEMHDNDISAFTYEKTLMMEQRTQMLKQMQLSRTEREREIQSITDESRNSIRRKNPGAAESDSLSRQSSTVEDNQEDEAQLIHDRNTASHATINDKAETGPDRVHMTWTKDKMFAERNRNRECNANVAVRDLFNMKPEWESLNQSNVRRMHTAVKLNGVVVNKSQGAHLVLLNMPGPPRNRGGDENYMEFLEVLLEGLNRVLLVRGGGREVITIYS, encoded by the exons GTGATGGCGTTCCAAAGGAAAACAGCCCCTTTATTAACAACACAGACAACGACAAAGGCAACAGCTACGATGGCACCAACATGGCTCTCTTTGAG GAGGAAATGGACAGCAACCCCATGGTGTCATCTCTCCTCAACAAACTGGCAAACTACACCAATCTCACCCAGGGGGCCCAGGAGCACGAGGaagctgatgaagatgaggggTCCAAGAAGAAAGCTGTTAAG AGCCCACAGATGGGGACATTCATGGGTGTCTACCTCCCCTGCCTCCAGAACATTCTGGGGGTCATCCTGTTTCTTCGCCTTACCTGGATTGTCGGCACCGCCGGCATCTTGGAGTCCCTGGCTATCGTCTGCTTGTGCTGCTCTTGC ACCATGCTGACGGCCATATCCATGAGTGCAATCGCTACTAATGGCGTTGTGCCAG cGGGAGGTTCCTATTATATGATCTCCAGATCTCTTGGTCCAGAGTTTGGAGGAGCTGTAGGTCTCTGTTTCTACCTGGGGACAACGTTTGCTGGCTCCATGTACATTCTGGGTACTATAGAGATTCTTCTG ACCTACATCGTGCCTAAAGCAGCCATCTTTGTGGCAGACAGAAAGGAGGACGAGCTGAATGCCCTGCTGAATAACATGCGGGTGTATGGCACGTGCTGCCTGGCACTGATGTCTGTGGTCGTCTTTGTTGGAGTGAAATATGTGAACAAACTAGCCTTAGTCTTCCTGGCCTGTGTCATTCTTTCTATCCTTGCTATCTACGCCGGAGTCATCAAGACCATCTTTGAGCCGCCTGACTTTCC TGTTTGCATGTTGGGAAATCGCACTCTGCAGAACCTCAACTTTGACAAGTGTCTTAAGACAGATTTTATCGACAACATGACGGTCACCACCAAACTGTGGAtgctgttctgtgacggacCTGAGCTCAACGCCACCTGCAATGAATACTTCGACAACAATAATGTGACCATGATTCAGGGCATCCctgggctgaccagcggagtCATTTCAG AAAACATGTGGTCAGTGTACGGTCCCCTGGGCATGATGGTAGAAAACAAAGAGTTGTCGTCTCTTGGGGGAAGTGACTCTGCCCAAGACATCTACATGCCATATGTAATCAATGATATTACAACCTTCTTCACACTGCTGGTCGGCATCTACTTCCCCTCTGTCACTG GTATCATGGCCGGTTCAAACCGCTCAGGGGACTTGAGGGATGCCCAGAAGTCCATACCCATCGGCACCATCCTGGCTATTGCTACCACCTCCTTCATCT ACGTCACCTGTGTGGTTCTATTTGGGGCCAGTATTGAAGGCGTTCTGCTTCGAGACAA ATTTGGTGACTCTGTGAAAGGAAACCTTGTGATAGGCACGTTATCATGGCCCTCACCCTGGGTTATTGTGATTGGCTCGTTCTTCTCCTGCTGTGGAGCAGGTTTACAGAGTTTGACTGGTGCCCCACGACTGCTGCAGGCCATCGCACGGGATGGCATCGTACCTTTCTTACAG gTGTTTGGTCATGGTAAAGCCAATGGAGAACCTACCTGGGCTCTGCTCCTGACTGGTGGGATCTGTGAGATTGGCATCCTCATCGCCTCACTGGACGCTGTGGCTCCAATCCTCTCCAT GTTTTTCCTCATGTGCTACCTGTTTGTCAACCTGGCCTGCGCCGTTCAGACGCTACTGCGAACGCCCAACTGGAGACCACGCTTCAAATACTACCACTG GGCTCTGTCTTTCCTGGGAATGAGCTTGTGCCTTGCTCTCATGTTCATCTGCTCCTGGTATTATGCCATCTTTGCCATGGCCATCGCTGGGTGCATCTACAAATACATCGAATACAGAGG ggCAGAGAAAGAATGGGGTGATGGCATCCGTGGTCTGTCTCTCAACGCAGCGCGCTACGCCCTCATCCGACTTGAGGAGGCTCCACCACACACAAAGAACTGgag GCCTcaggtgctggtgctgctgaaCGTGGACTCCGATCAAGGAGTCAAACACCCTCGCCTGCTCTCCCTCACCACTCAGCTGAAGGCAGGAAAAGGCCTGACGATTGTGGGAAATGTTTTAGAGGGAACGTATCTCACTAAAGACGCAGAGGCCAAGAGGGCTGATCAG AACATCAAGTCCTCTATGTCAGCAGAGAAGACCAAGGGTTTCTGTCATGTCGTGGTGTCTTCAAACCTCAGAGATGGCATGTCCCACCTCATCCAGTCTGCGGGGCTGGGAGGCATGAAGCACAACACAGTCCTGATGGCCTGGCCCGGGACCTGGAGGCAGTCTAATGACCCACAGTCATGGAAGAACTTCATag AAACAGTGCGGGAGTCCACAGCCGCCCATCATGCCTTACTTGTGGCTAAGAATGTGGACAGTTTCCCTACCAACCAGGACCGCCTGGGGGAGGGCACCATTGATGTGTGGTGGGTGGTCCATGACGGAGGcatgctgatgctgctgcccTTCCTGCTGCGACAGCACAAG GTGTGGCGGAAATGTAAGATGCGCATCTTCACTGTGGCCCAGATGGATGACAACAGCATCCAGATGAAGAAAGATCTCCAGATGTTCCTCTACCACCTGCGATTGGATGCAGAGGTGGAAGTGGTGGAGATG CATGATAATGACATCTCAGCTTTTACGTATGAGAAGACGCtgatgatggagcagaggacTCAGATGCTGAAACAGATGCAGCTGTCCAGGActgaaagggagagagag ATACAGAGTATCACTGATGAATCGCGTAATTCAATCCGGAGGAAGAACCCGGGCGCTGCCGAGAGCGACAGCCTCAGCCGGCAGTCCTCAACGGTGGAGGACAATCAGGAGGACGAG GCCCAGCTCATCCATGACAGAAACACGGCATCTCACGCCACGATAAACGACAAGGCCGAAACGGGGCCCGATCGGGTTCACATGACCTGGACCAAGGACAAGATGTTCGCAGAGCGTAATCGCAATCGCGAGTGCAACGCCAATGTGGCCGTGCGTGACCTGTTCAACATGAAACC AGAGTGGGAGAGTCT GAACCAGTCTAATGTCCGTCGGATGCACACGGCGGTCAAGCTGAACGGGGTGGTGGTCAACAAGTCGCAGGGAGCTCACCTGGTTCTGCTCAACATGCCTGGACCACccaggaacagaggaggagacgaaaACT ACATGGAGTTCTTGGAAGTTCTCCTCGAGGGTCTGAACCGGGTCCTCCTGGTGCGAGGCGGTGGCCGTGAAGTCATCACCATCTACTCctag